Part of the Deinococcus fonticola genome, CGATATCGGTGTTGAGCTGAAAGGCAATGAGGCGCTGGCCGTTCGCCTCGAGCAGGTACTGGTTTTCCGCTCCGGTATAAACGATGTCGTCGACGCGGGCGCGGATTTCGTTGCCTTCGGTCTCCATGTCGCGCTCCATGCGCAGTTTTTCGGGGCGAATGGACAGGGTAACCGGCTGTCCGGTGGTCATGCCCTGCGTCTGGGTGGTGCGCAGTGGGCCAAATTCGGTCTGGATGATGGCTCCACCGGCCTGAATGTCCGTGACCGTGCCGGGAATCAGGTTGCTGCTGCCCAGAAAGCTGGCGACAAAGGCGCTGCGGGGCCGCTCGTACAGTTCCTCGGCGCGGCCCAGTTGCTCGATGCGCCCCCTGTTCATGACGGCGATGCGGTCACTCATGACCAGGGCTTCCTCCTGGTCGTGCGTCACGAACACGAAGGTCATGCCCAGTTGTTCCTGCAGGTTGCTGAGTTCGACTTGCAGTTGCTTGCGGAGTTTCAGGTCAAGCGCGGAAAGGGGTTCGTCGAGCAGCAGCACTTCGGGCTGGTTCACGATGGCGCGGGCCAGGGCCACACGTTGCCGCTGACCGCCCGAAAGCTGATCGGGCTTGCGGTTCCCGAGATCGCCAATCTGCACCGTTTCCATCACGCGTTCCGTGCGGGTTTTCAGTTCCTGACCGCGCACGCCCTTCTGCTTC contains:
- a CDS encoding ABC transporter ATP-binding protein is translated as MFRGKRVRELSADAAVSVVDVFKSYRDTHGQPTPVLHDIDLDIRRGEFFSLLGPSGCGKTTLLRILAGFEQPDSGAVVIGGRDMTGVPAHQRPVNTVFQSYALFPHLSVADNVAFGLKQKGVRGQELKTRTERVMETVQIGDLGNRKPDQLSGGQRQRVALARAIVNQPEVLLLDEPLSALDLKLRKQLQVELSNLQEQLGMTFVFVTHDQEEALVMSDRIAVMNRGRIEQLGRAEELYERPRSAFVASFLGSSNLIPGTVTDIQAGGAIIQTEFGPLRTTQTQGMTTGQPVTLSIRPEKLRMERDMETEGNEIRARVDDIVYTGAENQYLLEANGQRLIAFQLNTDIGADEDFGYDEEVALYLPPASLVVLEEG